The window CTTGGTGACTGGGATTCCGGTCCAGCGTGCCACGATCGCTGCAATCTCTTCTTCGGTCACTTCTTCCCGCAATAACCGATTCTCCTGGCTCTCCAACAACGGCTGCTCCAGCTCCTGCAACTCCTGCTCCAAAGCGGGGATCTTGCCGTATTGGAGCTCGGCCGCCCGGTTCAAATCAAACCGGTTTTGCGCATCTTCCAAATCGCGGCGGTAGCGGTCCAGTTCCTCCCGCTTCTCTTGGATTCCGCGCAACGCCTCTTTCTCTTGATCCCATTGCTCCCGCATGCCGGCGGAGGACTCCTTCAATCCTTTCAATTCCTCGCTCAGCGTTTCAAGCCGTGTTTGGCTCACCGCGTCCTTCTCTTTCCGAAGCGCCTGTTCCTCGATCTCCAGCTGCATGATCCGCCGGGTCACCGCATCCAATTCGCTCGGCATGGAGTCGATTTCCGTTCGGATCATCGCGCTTGCTTCGTCGATCAAGTCAATCGCCTTATCCGGCAAAAAGCGTTCCGTTAAATACCGATCCGATAACGCAGCCGCCGCCACGATCGCCCGGTCATGGATGCGGACTCCGTGATGCAGCTCGAAGCGCTCTTTCAACCCACGCAAGATGGACACCGTATCCTCGACGGACGGTTCGCGCACCATCACTTGTTGGAACCGCCGCTCAAGTGCCGGATCTTTCTCGATGTACATCCGATATTCATCCAGCGTCGTCGCGCCGATGCAGTACAACTCGCCGCGTGCGAGCATCGGCTTCAGCATATTGCCCGCGTCCATCGCGCCTTCCGTCTTCCCAGCACCGACAATTGTATGGATTTCATCAATGAAAAGGATGATCTCCCCATCGCTGTCCTTGACCTGCTTCAAGACGCCTTTCAACCGTTCCTCGAATTCCCCGCGATATTTGGCTCCCGCAATCAAAGCACTCATATCCAGCTCGAAGATTTGACGGTCCTTCAATCCTTCCGGGACATCCCCTTTGACAATCCGTTGGGCCAATCCTTCGACGATTGCCGTCTTCCCGACCCCTGGTTCTCCGATGAGTACTGGGTTATTTTTCGTCTTCCTTGATAAAATTCGAATGACATTCCGGATTTCTTCATCCCGGCCGATGACTGGATCCATTTTCCCGTTTTTCACTTCATCCACAAGATTGCGCCCGAACTGCTCAAGCGGTGTGCGTTGATCTTCTTGTTGAGTATCCATTCTCATGCCAATTCACCTCTTTTATTTGACTTTGACTATCTTTGATTAATTAAAATTATAATATGAATTTCTCTAAAAGTAAAGAAATTCACCTTCCATTTCCTCCTACCCGAATGGCGGCGGAAATAACAAAACATCCTTCGGAAAAAGGCTACGCCTTCCCCAAAGGATGTCCAATTCAACCGATCAAGTTCCGGGCTGCGACGATGACCCCATCCTCATCCGCATACACATAATGCCCCGGCTCCCAATCGATATCGCCAAAATTCAACGCAATATTACGTTCGCCCTTCCCTTGCTTAATGCTTTTCATCGGATGGCTTCCGATTGCGAACACGCCAATCTCCTGTTGGCCGATATCCGCCGTATCTCGTGCGCATCCATTGATGATGACGCCCGCCAGTTTCCGCGTTTGCGCAATATCACCGAGCAGATCGCCCATAAGCGCGCACCGTTTCGACCCGCCCCCATCGACAACGAGCACGCTGCCTTCCGGGATAGTCTGCAACGCTTCTTTGACTAGAACATTGTCTTCGAACACCCGAACCGTCTCAATCGGACCGGAAAACCGCTTATGCTTTCCATACGAATTGAACTCCATCATGCAAACTTTCACTTCATTTGCAAATTCATCGCATAGGTCTGCTGTTTTGAATGACATAAGACCGACCCCTTCCATTATGTAAATCACTTCCACTTGCTTACATTCGACATATGACGATGTTTCCCTTCCTTACGCGTCCCCCACTTTTAATTAAAAAACACCGGTACTCGCTCAATTATACAATTGAGGGAACTCCCGATGTTTCAAAATATAATACAGATTCAGCCCGTCGCTATAGCTGCCATTCCCGTAGTCGACCGGGATGAGTGAGATAAACGCAAACCAGATCGAAAAATAGGAATAGAGAAAAAGGTAGTTCCGGTCTTTCATAATTCCATGTGAAATCAGGTAATTCAACAGCAACACGGAACCGATATTGAACAGGACGCCGCCTGCATGCACCATGAAATGAGTAAACCGGTTGCTCCAACGCAAACGCGAGTACCGGACATTCGAATCGAGGAAATAGATCCGATGAACCGTGATGGCCCCGATGCGAAACAATACTTTCCCCCTCCCCAATGCAAACCGCGCCCAGCCGCCGAACAGAGCTGCCATAAACGAATGACCAATCGAGTGGACGAACGATACGAGCGGCAAAAGGATGAAAAGGGATAACGCAAACCGTGCGAAATCGGAAAGGCCAAAAATACAGCATCTCTCCTTTCGAAGGGGTAATCCATCTTTCCTCTTTACCCTCGAATAACGTCCATAAACCGACCCAAAAGATTATTCTTTCGAGTAATGGATTCGCTATGAATGTTCAGTATAATTTGAATTAATTAAAGAAAGGGGTTGGAATAAATGACTTACTTGAACATGGCAATTATCCAAATGGCTTCGCCGAGCGGACATCCGGATCCGGAGCAAAAGAAGAAAGAAAATCTGGAGGCGATGATGGCGTATATCGACCAAGTCACCTTCATGAACCCGACAGTCGATCTGATCGCTTTCCCGGAACTTTGCTTGAATGGCATCGAGCCGATCAACTGGCGGCAAATGGCCGAACCAATTCCAGGCGGTCCTTCCACGAAAGCGCTTACGGAGAAGGCGAAGGAAGTGAAGAAGTGGATTGCACCCGGGTCCTATTTCGAATTAGGGGACGACGGCAATGTGTACAATACTGCTATTTTAATTTCCCCCGAAGGTGAAATCGAGTTGAAGTATCGGAAAGTGTTCATCCCGTATCCATTGGAACCTTCCCATCCGGGCAAAGAATTCCCGGTATTCGAAATCCCGAATATTGGCAAGATCGGTTTCGTCATCTGTGCGGACGGCCATTATCCGGAAGCGATGCGGAACCTCGCCTTGAAAGGGGCGGAAGTTATCATCAAACCGACTCTCCAAGGAGAATGGATCGGTGGATTGCGCAACCATACGCCCGTTGCCATCACACGGGCGATTGAAAACCAATGTTTCGTCGTCAGCGTCGGCCAGCCATCACCGATCGGCATGGGCGACTCCGTCGTCGTCGATCCGGAAGGACGCATCATCGAACAGCTTGGTGTTGCGGAATCCTTCACTTTCGTCAGCTTGAATCTGGATGAAGTACGGCGCGTGAGAGAGGCGGGTTCCTGCGGAATGTTCGGCTTCCTGAAAATGTTGAAAGAATTTAAAGAAGCCGGTTGCAACGTCGACGAATGCTACCAGGCAGGCATTGAAAACGCGGATGTCTATAAAAATCTCTCCTTCCCTCACCCGAAAACACCGGACGAGTTGAAAAAGTATGAGAAGAAAGTGGAATTGTATTCTTGATTGATAGGTGGGAAGGATTGACGGTTCTACGCCGGGTATCCTAGGAAAAATAGCAAGATATGTACACAAAGAAACGCAGGCCCCCACCATTGTCAGGGGGCCTGTTTCCGTTCATAAAGCCTCGCGACCAGTTCGGTGCGGTTGGCGAGATTGTTTTTGTCGTATATATTTTGTAAATGCTTTTTCACGGTATGGATGGTGACATATAGGACATCGGCGATTTCTTGGTTCGTATACCCTTTCTGCAAAAGCTGGCAGACCTTCTTCTCAGCCGGAGTCAGAACAAGTCGTTCCAACGGGTCCCTCTGTAAAAACGTTTGCAGTTTCATCGATACATAATAGGAAATCACTTCGACACTCTCAAGGATCACTTCATTCTCGAACGGGTTGCGCCTGCCTGCTGTAAATGAAATACCGCCGACAAGCTGATTGCCCGATACTAAATAGACGCCCATTTCATGATAGTTTCCGTTCGGTTCCATGAACTCCTGATAGAACGCACTTCTCTCGTAATCGGACTCCGTTACGACATCCTCCAATCGGAGCACTCTTGCCTTATCAAGCTTGGCCTGCACTCGGGCAGGCAGCAGAAAATCATCCTCCACATAATCTACGTAACTCTTCAGGACAACCGGCTTAATATTATGAACGACCGGGTCATAGATTACGCCACCCTTCCCGCATAGCCAGAAAATGGACCGTTCCAATCCGAAATATCGGTCGAAGATACGTAAGGTTTCATTCCGGAAATCCTTCATTGTTTCCAACGATTCCATATGACGCATAATCTGCTTGACTGTCTGCATCGGTTCCCTCCCCACTTCCATGTAGAGAAAAATCGCCATCAACGATTCTTGACGGCGATTTCCATTGCTTTATCTTTATTCAGATAAAAACTCCCACCTTTGCAGGTAGTGAGATGAATTCGGTCTTATCTCTTATTCAGCCGGCGTCCAGATAACCGCTGAATACCAATAAAGATGTCACAGATTTGAATCGTAAAAACATAATTCAAAGTCAAGGCGGACTGGATTAGCGAACTCCGAGTGCCATTTTAGCGTAACGCGACATCATATCACGCGACCAAGGCGGATTCCATACGATGTTGACGTCGACATCTTTCACTTCAGGCAACTCCATCAATTCCTGTTTAATATTGGCAACGATTTGCGGGCCCATCGGACAGCCCATCGAGGTAAGTGTCATCGTAACAATCGCTTTTCCGGCTTCGTCGAGCTCTGCGTCATAGACAAGTCCCAGATTGACAATATCGACTCCCAACTCCGGGTCGATCACGTTTTCCAAAACGCCCATGATGCTGTCTTTCATGTCCTGATCCATTTTCATACCCCTTCCAATCCGATAATACTCTCATCATACCAGAGTCAGGGCCGACCCTTCAAATAGAAGGCCATCCATTCCGCGGCGTGCAGCATCCCCGGTCTGGAAACGGCATGGCCCGCCGTTTCATCTGTCATGAATTCAAAATCCTCCGGATGATCCGCGTAATCCGATTTCACCGCATTGTAGAAATTGAACGTCGGCTCATAAGGGACAGTCGTATCATTCCGGCCATGCCAGAAAAAGATCGGACGTTTCGCCAGCGCCGGCCGATGCTTCGTCAAATCGAACCGAGCCAGTGTATCGAGCAAATTACGCCGCTCCTCATCCGTAATTGGCAGTTTAAAGCCGCCCCTTTCGAACTGGGCCATTTGTGCCTTCGCCAGTTGGACGTAATTCGGGGCACCCATCATGACCGCTGCCGCGTCAATCCAATCATAGAGCGTGAGGCAACCCAATGTCGTGATCCCTCCCATGGAAGTCCCTCCAAGCCCGACCTTCGCAGCAGGCAGACCCCGGTTCGCCAATTCGTCCTTCAAGACGCCCACTTCTTCAAGCGACGTCAACACAATTTCCCAAAAACGCAAACTCAGTTGCACTTCGTCTAAATCCTCTGCCCGGACGCCGTGGAGATGTGCATCCGGCAACAAGACTCGCAACCCTCTTTTAGCCATCTGGTACGCGTAGTGCAAATTATGTTCCTTCGCACTTGTAAAGCCATGCAGGAAGATCATGACCGGCATATCCGGAGTCTCCAACTCTTTTTCCACTATATGCAATAAAGGGACATTTCCCCATTCTTCATCCGTTACAATCACGCCGACATCCCCTTCCTTTCCTATATAAAAGAGCGTACCAAAGTTTTTCTAATCAATCACGCCTCGGCGTGATTGCGTCCGGATTTTTTCGAGCTTGCTCGAAAAGCTCCCCTTAAAAATCCGTGACATCCGCCGGAGGCTTTATCTTTATTCAGCGGCAGTTTGAACACCCGCTGAACAGGAGATTAAACCGCATTCATCTTACCACTTATAGAGGTGGGAGTCTTCTGTGCCTGCCGCTCCGCTTTCGGCACAAATAACTTTGCTGAATAAAGATAAAACAAAATGAAAAGAAGGCTATCGGGTTTTTTTGACTTATTATACGGGGAAACGATAGACTGAAGTTGTAAAGGAGGAGTTTTCTTGAAACCGCATTTGATCGTCCTCGACTTGGATGGAACACTTCTCACCGATGAAAAAACCATCCCTGAAAAAACAGCAAACACTTTGAAAAAAGCAGAAGAAAACGGGCATCAGGTCATGATTGCAACCGGCCGCCCGTATCGTGCAAGTGAAGTTTATTACAAGCAACTTGGGTTGCACACCCCGATCGTCAATTTCAACGGTGCCTATGTACACCGACCGGGTGACTTGTCGTGGAAGCCGGTCCATGAAACGATCTCACTTCCCGTCGTCAATGATGTCATCGATGCCATGCAGGATTTTTCATTCCAAAATATTGTGGCAGAAGTGCTGGATGACGTCTATATGCAGCGCCATGATGAGAAGCTGCTTAACATTTTCGGCTTCGGGGATCCTCGCATAACAGCAGGCGACATCCGTAAATATTTACGCGTCGAACCGACGAGTTTGCTCATCCAAGCGGACTCCAAGGATGTCGATCCAATCCGTCGACATCTTGCCGAGGTCCACGCAGAAGTCATCGACCATCGCCGGTGGGGCGCCCCATTCGATGTCATCGAAATCGTGCGCCACGGATTGAACAAAGCGGTCGGCATCTCGCACGTCGCGAAATGGATGGATATTCCACGCGACCGGATCATCGCGTTCGGCGATGAGGACAATGATCTCGAAATGATCGACTATGCCGGAGTCGGCGTCGCCATGGGCAATGCGATCGACCGTTTGAAAACGATCGCAGACGAAGTGACATTGACGAATAATGAAGACGGCATCGCCCATATTTTACAGGAACGGCTGCAACTACCTTAAATAACAATCGGGAGGAATGGGAATGAGAATTTTTGCTGACAGCGCCTGTGATTTACCTAAAACATTTTTCGAGGAAAACGATGTGACCCTGATTCCGTTGCGTGTTCTCGTCAACGACCAGGAATTTGACGACATCGTCTCCGTTGATTCCAAAGAAGTGTATAAAGCGATCCGCGAAGGTCAACATCCGAAGACTTCCCAAGCATCGCCGGAACTGCTGCTCGCTACGTGGAAAGAGTTCGCAGCAACGGGCGAAGACGGCATCTATATCGCCTTCTCCTCCGAATTATCCGGAACCCATGATACCGCCGTCATGATGAAAGACCAAGTGAAGGCGACCAATCCGAATATGAACCTCGTTATCATCGACTCCAAATGCGCCTCCCTTGGATACGGCCTTCTTGTTAAAGAAGCGGTCCGCTTACGGGATGCCGGGGATGACGTCCGGACGATCGAACGGAAAATCCGGTTCATGGCGAATCATATGGAACACCTCTTCACCGTGGAAGACTTGGATTATTTGGCGAAAGGCGGCCGGGTTTCAAAGGCGAGCGCGTTCATCGGAGGATTATTGAACATCAAGCCGCTCCTGCATGTCGAAGGGGGCAAACTTGTACCGATCGAAAAACACCGCGGTCGCAAGAAAGTGCTGCGCCGGATGGTCGATCTTATCGCAGAGCGCGGTACCGGACTAGACAAACAACTCGTGGCAATTAGCCACGGAGACGATGAGGCGATGGCCAATGAAGTGAAGGCGACCATCGAAGAGAAGTTCCACCCGAAGTCCATCGAAATCCATATGATCGGGTCTGCGGTCGGCGCCCATGCCGGTCCCGGAACAATCGCCGTATTTTTCTTGAATAAACTGCCGGAAAACTGACAAAGGAGGACCCCACTCATGAAAATTGTCATTATAGGAGGCATTGCGGGAGGTTCGACAGCCGCTTCCCAGATCAGACGGGCATTGCCGGATTCGGATATCACCCTGTTCGGACGGGACCCTGTATTCGGGTATGGGACATGCGGCATGCCCTATGTCATTGGCGGGTTGATTGAAGATAAATCAAAAATAGCCGGGCCGTCCCCCGAGAAATTCGGCCAGAAGCGGGATGTCGTTGTGCGCTTGGAGCACGATGTGCTGTCCATCGACCGGAAAGCGAAAATCGTCTTCGTCCGCAATATGACTACGGGGGTCACATTCCATGAACCGTATGACAAGCTCATCCTGTCCCCGGGCGGCCAGGCGCGGGTCCCCAAGTTGGATGTCGGGGAGCTGCCTTTATTCACATTGAAGAGCTATGGACAAATGGAAGAGATTCTGAATTTCATCTCACGTAAAAAACCGAAGTCCTGTGCCGTCATCGGCGGTGGGTTCATCGGCATCGAACTGGCGGAAAACTTCGTCCATCGTGGAATCGAGACATCCGTCATCATGCGGGGCGATCGGGTGATGGACGTGCTGGACCCGGAAATTTCGGAGAGGCTCGAAAGGGAAATGCAGGAAAATGGGATCACGCTTTATCAGGAAGAAGAAATCGAGCGGGTTGAGGGAAAACGGTTGATCCTCACAAGCGGAGCCACGTTGGAAGTCGATTTTCTTGCCGCAACAATTGGGATCGAACTCGATACAAAGTTAGCGGAAGAGGCCGGGCTGGCAATCGGTCCGACAAAGGCCATTGCGACCAACCAATATATGCAAAGTTCGGATCCGGATATTTACGTCGTCGGCGACGCGGCGGAAGGCACCGACTGGTTCACCGGCAAGCCGAGGACGGTCATGCTGTCCTGGCATGCACACCGGGAATCTTATATCGCCGCCCAGCATCTCGCCGGGGAACCACTCGAGATCAACGGTTTCCTAGGGACGTCCATCACGAAATTATTCTCTCTGACGGCGGGGATGACTGGCCATTCCGCCAAAAGTCTGGAAGACGAAGGCATGGCCTTTGCCACTTCCGTCTACGAGGGCGGTACGAACGCCGGCTACTACTTCGACCATGGCTGGATTCACCTGCGCGTCCATTACGATCGGGAAACCCGCCGAATCCTCGGCGCCCAGGCAGTCGGCAGCAAAGGAGTCGACAAGCGGATTGACGTCATCGCCACCGCCATTTTGGGTAAGCTGACCGTCGACGACCTCGCGGCTTTAGAGCTGTGCTACTCCCCTGCCTATTCTTCGCCAAAAGACCCTGTCAACATGATTGGGTACAAGGCAGATTAATCAGCCGCCGCCCCGCCTCGCTCGGTGGGGCGATTTTTTTGAATGAAATCTTATGGAGGGGGCTGCACGCTGATAACTTGGGTGGACTGCTGATACTTCTACACAACCGCTGATAACTCCGTGGGACTGCTGGTACTTCTGCACAACCGCTGATAACTCCGTGAGACTGCTGATACTTCTGCACAACCGCTGATAACTTTGTCGGACTGCCGATACTTCTACACAACCGCTGATAACTTCGTGCGACTGCTGATACTTCTGCACAACCGCTGATAACTTCGTCGGACTGCCGATACTTCTACACAACCGCTGATAACTTCGTCGGACTGCTGATACTTCTACACAACCGCTGATAACTCCGTGGGACTGCTGATACTTCTGCACAACCGCTGATAACTTCGTCGGACTGCTGATACTTCTACACAACCGCTGATAACTTTGCGAGACTGCTGATACTTCTGCACAACCGCTGATAACTTTGTCGGACTGCCGATACTTCTACACAACCGCTGATAACTTTGTTGGACTGCCGATACTTCTACACAACCGCTGATAACTTCATCGGACTGCTGATACTTCTACACAACCGCTGATAACTTCATCGGACTGCTGATACTTCTACACAACCGCTGATAACTCCGTGGGACTGCTGATACTTCGGCACAACCGCTGATAACTATGCCGAACTGCTGATACTTCTACACAACCGCCGATAACTTCGTCGGACTGCTGATACTTCGGCACAACCGCTGATAACTTTGCGGAACTGCTGATACTTCGGCACAACCGCTGATAACTTTGCGGAACTGCTGATACTTCTGCACAACCGCTGATAACTTTGCGAGACTGCTGATACTTCGGCACAACCGCTGATACGTCCTGAAAATCCACACAAAAACTCCCCGCACGCCACCATCGACATGCGGGGAGTCCATTTTATTTTCGTGATCCTTCTTCTTTTTTCTTCTGTCTCCCTTTTCGCCATACCGAGAACAGGAAACCAAGGAAGAGGACGTATACAAGAATGGAAGCGATCAAATAAGGGGTGTTGAATCCTTTATCTTCGCTCGCAATATAAATTTCCGCCATTTCTCGTTCCAAGACGACCCGGAACATTTCATCATCCGATTCACGGATCAAATCTCCGTCTAGCAAGCCGCGCAGAACTTTATTCTCCCCAATCACGTCCGCCGAAATGGCCGTATTGGCCGTTTTCGCCGAATTGTTTAAGGCGACAATCCACGTTTCGTCCGGTGACGAGAGTTTGTAGACGATGAATCCTTCTTCATTATGCAGCATTTCAAATTCCCCGGTCCGAAGCGTTTCGGATTGATTGCGCAAGCTGTTGAGATCTGCGACATAATCCTTCAACTCCATATCCGTCTTGAAATTCATGAGCGGATGGATGTCCGGCGCTTGACCCCCATTCACCGCAATTTCCGTTCCATAAGGCATTAGCGGAACACCGGGCATGGTGAATAATGCGGCAGCCGCCAATTTCCAGCGGGTTGGCGGAAACATACGCGCTTCCACAATGTCATACGTATAACGCGGACCTGTCAGATCATCCAGTTGAATGAGCTGATCCCGATGTTCATTCGTAAAGATACCGAGTGGTGACGTATCCGCATCGAACGAAACAAAGGATGTACGGAGGACATTCATTTCCTCCGTATTCGGCGCCAAATCAAATCCGGCGTCCGTTTCTTCATTGGCCAGAACATAAGCATCCGAATTCTCCTCTTTGATGGCTGCGATCAATTCATTCAAATAGGCCGTATCCATTCCGGCGATTTTCGTCAGGCGGATGCCGTCCAGATCATAGGTATTAAGAAATCCGACAATGGCATCCTGGATTGATTGCCGGACAGCCGGATCGGCATAATCCCAATCCATCGTTCCGTCTGCAGCCGGAAGTGTGGCCAGTTCATTCGCCCACACGTGATTGGCACTTACTCCATTCATTGGAAAATCCGCAATGACTTTCAGATCTTTAGCATGAACTGCCTCAATCATCGAGTTGAACTCTTCCGCAGTTCCAAAATGAGGATCGAGTTTGACGTAATCCAGCACTTCATTTCCATCATATGTAGCCGTTTCGAAAACCGGGCCAAGGGAGATGACGGTGAACCCCATATCCAAAATATGTTGCAGACGGTCCACGACCCCAACAAAATCGCCACCGTTAAAGGCCTGCGGATCCTGGGTATTTGCATCCAAATCATTTTGTCCATTGGCATTATTGAAACGGTCCACCAGCAGGTCATATATACTTTCATCCGCTATCGTGCGCGTCTTTTCCGCCCCCGCAAGCGACGGAAAAGCAAGCGATACTGAGAGCAGCACTACTGTTAGCAGTCCGAACCATCGATTCACTTTCAACAAAATTGCCTCCTCGCAACAAACTATCCCTCGTTATTTTACCAAACGCCTCCCCTTCCCGCTATTCTTTCAATACAATTTGGATGGTTAGCGCTGGAAATAGGTCGATTTTGTGAAAATGGGAGAGGGGGTGTCGATGCGGGGCATGACAGTTTCCTAGATTGTCCTTACAGTTCAAGGCAGCGCCCTTACAGTTCGTCCAATTGCCATGACAGTTCGCCCGAGCCATAACAGTTTCCCAGGTTGTCCTGACAGTTTGAGGTACCGCCCTTACAGTTCGCCCATTTGCCATGACAGTTCAACCGCGCCATGACAGTTTCACCACTTGTCCTTACAGTTCGAGGCAGCGCCCTTACAGTTCGTCCAATTGCCATGACAGTTCGCCCGAGCCATGACAGTTTCCCAGGTTGTCCTTACAGTTTGAGGTACCGCCCTTACAGTTCGCCCATTTGCCATGACAGTTCAACCGCGCCATGACAGTTTCATCAGTTGTCCTTACAGTTCAAGGCAGCGCCCTTACAGTTCGTCCAATTGCCATGACAGTTCGCCCGAGCCATGACAGTTTCCCAGGTTGTCCTTACAGTTTGAGGTACCGCCCTTACAGTTCGCCCATTTGCCATGACAGTTCAACCGACCCATGACAGTTTCACCACTTGTCCTTACAGTTCGAGGCAGCGCCCTTACAGTTCGCCCAATTGCCATGACAGTTCAACCGACCCATGACAGTTTCCCAGATTGTCCTTACGGTTCGAGCTAGCGCCCTTTCAGTTCGTCCGAGCCATTACAGTTTCCCGCCCCATAAGTAAAAACCCGCCAGCACGCAGCTGGCGGGTTGTCCGGTCAATCATCAAACTCATCGGGGGCTCTCATTCTTCGGTACGTAATGAAGACAGATATGGCGAATAGCGCCATTAATAACAAAATGATCCCAAATGCGATCGGTCCCATTGTCCATATCCTCTCCAATCCGTCTGTTTATAAGTTAGCGAACCACGAAACTCCAACCGGAAGGTAGAATCCGATAAACATCGTTGCCAGGAGGAAAACGAAGAACAAGATCCAGAACATGCCCGTCTTTTTCCCTTTCTCCCCGCGGACCAGCACCATTTCCATCATGCCGATCGTCAACAGACCGAGCAAGAATTTGACGCCGTATAGCGCGGCATTCGCGCTAGAATACTTGAAGAATAGCAATGCGCCGGAAATTACAATTAGTACATAGAACAGCCTTGCAATCATATGCGTGATTTTCTTGCCTTTTGTCCCGTTCGCCATGACGGCGGCCACGAGGAACAAAATGATGCCGACCACCCATGTGAACACATGGAAATGAGTCGTGCTCGATAATGCGTCCAAACTCGTCACCTCATTCATTATTCATACATAATAATGGTATCATAACGGGGAATCCAAATAAAAGAATATGGGCTTCCCCGCTGTCCATCCAGCTATTAATTAAACCGGTTGACGAGCGTGCCGATCCCTTCAACGGAGATTTTCACCGTGTCACCCTTTTTTAGGAAGGTCGGCGGCGTCATGCCTTTCCCAACTCCTGCTGGCGTGCCTGTCAAAATGACATCGCCTGGCTCCAGCGTCACATAACGGGAAATTTCCGCAATCAATTCATCGATCTTGAAGATCATCTTCGACGTATTACTGTTCTGCCGCACATCATCATTCACTTTCGTCACGATGGATAGATTATGCGGATCCGGCAACTCATCCTTTGTCACCAAATATGGGCCGAGCGGGCAGGACCCTTCCAAACTCTTGCCAAGGAAATATTGTTGATGGTCCTCCTGCACATTTCGCGCTGTCACGTCATTGGCGATCGTGTAGCCGAAGACATAATCGTATGCTAGCTGACGCGGAATTTGTTTCCCTTTTTTGCTGATGACTACCGCTAGTTCTCCTTCATAGTCCAAGCTATCCGTTACGTCGTTGTGGATCGGCAAGTTTTGTTCGTCCGCGGCGATCGTCGTTGGTGATTTCGTGAAGACAACCACTTTTTCAGGTGGCGTATCTGAGCCCATTTCCGCCGCATGATCGGCATAGTTCTTGCCGACACATAAAATATTTTTCGGGGTTCTCGGAATCGGGGACAGCCATTCGATGTCTGTGAAGGCATATTTGAATTGCTCCGGGTTTTCATCTTCCCGCGCCC is drawn from Sporosarcina sp. FSL W7-1349 and contains these coding sequences:
- a CDS encoding Cof-type HAD-IIB family hydrolase — its product is MKPHLIVLDLDGTLLTDEKTIPEKTANTLKKAEENGHQVMIATGRPYRASEVYYKQLGLHTPIVNFNGAYVHRPGDLSWKPVHETISLPVVNDVIDAMQDFSFQNIVAEVLDDVYMQRHDEKLLNIFGFGDPRITAGDIRKYLRVEPTSLLIQADSKDVDPIRRHLAEVHAEVIDHRRWGAPFDVIEIVRHGLNKAVGISHVAKWMDIPRDRIIAFGDEDNDLEMIDYAGVGVAMGNAIDRLKTIADEVTLTNNEDGIAHILQERLQLP
- a CDS encoding DegV family protein, with the protein product MRIFADSACDLPKTFFEENDVTLIPLRVLVNDQEFDDIVSVDSKEVYKAIREGQHPKTSQASPELLLATWKEFAATGEDGIYIAFSSELSGTHDTAVMMKDQVKATNPNMNLVIIDSKCASLGYGLLVKEAVRLRDAGDDVRTIERKIRFMANHMEHLFTVEDLDYLAKGGRVSKASAFIGGLLNIKPLLHVEGGKLVPIEKHRGRKKVLRRMVDLIAERGTGLDKQLVAISHGDDEAMANEVKATIEEKFHPKSIEIHMIGSAVGAHAGPGTIAVFFLNKLPEN
- a CDS encoding YisL family protein → MNEVTSLDALSSTTHFHVFTWVVGIILFLVAAVMANGTKGKKITHMIARLFYVLIVISGALLFFKYSSANAALYGVKFLLGLLTIGMMEMVLVRGEKGKKTGMFWILFFVFLLATMFIGFYLPVGVSWFANL
- a CDS encoding FAD-dependent oxidoreductase — translated: MKIVIIGGIAGGSTAASQIRRALPDSDITLFGRDPVFGYGTCGMPYVIGGLIEDKSKIAGPSPEKFGQKRDVVVRLEHDVLSIDRKAKIVFVRNMTTGVTFHEPYDKLILSPGGQARVPKLDVGELPLFTLKSYGQMEEILNFISRKKPKSCAVIGGGFIGIELAENFVHRGIETSVIMRGDRVMDVLDPEISERLEREMQENGITLYQEEEIERVEGKRLILTSGATLEVDFLAATIGIELDTKLAEEAGLAIGPTKAIATNQYMQSSDPDIYVVGDAAEGTDWFTGKPRTVMLSWHAHRESYIAAQHLAGEPLEINGFLGTSITKLFSLTAGMTGHSAKSLEDEGMAFATSVYEGGTNAGYYFDHGWIHLRVHYDRETRRILGAQAVGSKGVDKRIDVIATAILGKLTVDDLAALELCYSPAYSSPKDPVNMIGYKAD
- a CDS encoding fumarylacetoacetate hydrolase family protein codes for the protein MKLLSFRYENRTSFGPKVKKEDAVWDVLAIAEAYGEADFPQTITEGVAAGLDFVEKVRQLVERAREDENPEQFKYAFTDIEWLSPIPRTPKNILCVGKNYADHAAEMGSDTPPEKVVVFTKSPTTIAADEQNLPIHNDVTDSLDYEGELAVVISKKGKQIPRQLAYDYVFGYTIANDVTARNVQEDHQQYFLGKSLEGSCPLGPYLVTKDELPDPHNLSIVTKVNDDVRQNSNTSKMIFKIDELIAEISRYVTLEPGDVILTGTPAGVGKGMTPPTFLKKGDTVKISVEGIGTLVNRFN
- a CDS encoding alpha-amylase family glycosyl hydrolase; the encoded protein is MNRWFGLLTVVLLSVSLAFPSLAGAEKTRTIADESIYDLLVDRFNNANGQNDLDANTQDPQAFNGGDFVGVVDRLQHILDMGFTVISLGPVFETATYDGNEVLDYVKLDPHFGTAEEFNSMIEAVHAKDLKVIADFPMNGVSANHVWANELATLPAADGTMDWDYADPAVRQSIQDAIVGFLNTYDLDGIRLTKIAGMDTAYLNELIAAIKEENSDAYVLANEETDAGFDLAPNTEEMNVLRTSFVSFDADTSPLGIFTNEHRDQLIQLDDLTGPRYTYDIVEARMFPPTRWKLAAAALFTMPGVPLMPYGTEIAVNGGQAPDIHPLMNFKTDMELKDYVADLNSLRNQSETLRTGEFEMLHNEEGFIVYKLSSPDETWIVALNNSAKTANTAISADVIGENKVLRGLLDGDLIRESDDEMFRVVLEREMAEIYIASEDKGFNTPYLIASILVYVLFLGFLFSVWRKGRQKKKEEGSRK